A stretch of Aureispira sp. CCB-E DNA encodes these proteins:
- a CDS encoding alpha/beta fold hydrolase — translation MKSLKKFIKATLKTLLFLYLVICIGLYFFQEKLIFFPRQLPSNFEFSFQRPFEEVQIPVDPPEQLNGLWFKQDSSKGLIFYLHGNAGALNGWGRIAPIYLNLGYDIFLLDYRGFGKSTGSIYSEAQFFGDAQKAYDWAKQQYPSEKITIIGYSIGTGVAAYLAANNKAQQLILKAPYYSLVDMMQAYYAFIPTFLLKYHFETYRYLPQITVPISIFHGDQDQVIPFNSSVRLQKLLKPTDQFIALPKAGHNGMNYHPQYINFLKTLL, via the coding sequence ATGAAATCACTCAAAAAGTTTATCAAAGCTACTTTAAAAACCCTTCTATTTTTATACCTAGTGATTTGTATTGGGTTGTATTTTTTTCAAGAAAAATTAATTTTCTTTCCTCGCCAGTTGCCTTCAAATTTTGAATTTTCTTTTCAACGTCCTTTTGAAGAAGTTCAAATTCCAGTTGATCCACCTGAGCAATTAAACGGGCTTTGGTTCAAACAAGACTCTTCTAAAGGACTCATCTTTTATTTGCATGGCAATGCAGGTGCCTTAAATGGCTGGGGGCGAATCGCTCCAATTTATTTGAATTTAGGCTATGATATTTTTCTATTAGATTATCGGGGTTTTGGTAAGAGTACAGGAAGCATTTACAGTGAGGCACAATTTTTTGGAGATGCCCAAAAAGCCTATGATTGGGCGAAGCAACAATATCCTTCAGAAAAAATTACCATCATAGGCTATTCCATTGGTACAGGAGTTGCTGCCTACTTGGCAGCTAACAACAAAGCACAACAATTAATTTTAAAAGCACCTTACTACAGTTTAGTAGACATGATGCAAGCATACTATGCCTTTATCCCTACCTTTTTGCTGAAATATCACTTTGAAACATACCGCTATTTGCCACAAATAACTGTTCCGATTAGCATTTTTCATGGAGACCAAGACCAAGTAATTCCCTTTAACTCATCCGTACGTCTCCAAAAACTTTTAAAACCTACCGACCAGTTTATAGCCCTCCCAAAAGCGGGGCACAATGGTATGAATTATCATCCTCAATACATCAATTTCCTAAAAACATTGCTCTAA
- a CDS encoding PhnA domain-containing protein: MPIKDLKVKGASLNLKRGTVIKGIRLTGDDNAVECRIGKKTIVLKTEFLKKK; the protein is encoded by the coding sequence ATGCCTATTAAAGATTTGAAGGTTAAAGGGGCTTCGCTAAACTTAAAACGTGGAACGGTTATTAAGGGAATCCGTCTAACAGGAGATGATAATGCTGTAGAGTGTCGAATAGGGAAAAAGACAATTGTCTTGAAAACGGAGTTTTTGAAAAAGAAATAA